One window of the Spea bombifrons isolate aSpeBom1 chromosome 8, aSpeBom1.2.pri, whole genome shotgun sequence genome contains the following:
- the SLC25A53 gene encoding solute carrier family 25 member 53 has product MGDGNTPRWFVINGGSYFVGAASTFLSTVLTFPIYKTIFRQQLHTLNIRAATHQLGKEGIAYLYRGLTPPLIAKTVQGTVLFGTQGTFQHLLCGGGIPSAGHRALSGFLTGVLEATLLVPFERVQNILQDGRNNKRFPCASSILQEFLNYKGRDRLYCGLYRGFSLILIRNGLGNSLYFLLKDPLKDILSSKGIPQWAPSLGSGALNGALISLVLYPLSVLVSNMQATVGKGLPNLREVAHAVFAQRRSRITLLYRGASLIVVRSCITWGVTTAIHDALSK; this is encoded by the coding sequence ATGGGGGATGGAAACACTCCTCGCTGGTTTGTTATAAATGGTGGTAGTTATTTTGTGGGAGCTGCCTCCACCTTTCTGTCCACAGTTCTCAcatttcccatctacaagacaATCTTTCGGCAGCAACTCCACACGCTAAACATCAGAGCTGCTACACACCAACTAGGCAAAGAAGGGATTGCTTATCTCTACCGTGGCTTGACTCCACCTCTCATCGCAAAGACTGTACAAGGCACAGTGCTCTTTGGTACTCAGGGAACTTTCCAACATCTGCTCTGTGGTGGGGGGATTCCAAGTGCTGGGCATCGTGCACTATCTGGATTCCTCACTGGGGTTTTGGAGGCCACCCTTCTTGTACCATTTGAAAGGGTCCAGAACATACTGCAAGATGGCCGTAACAACAAACGTTTTCCGTGTGCTAGCTCCATCTTACAGGAATTCCTAAACTACAAGGGAAGAGACCGTCTGTATTGTGGCCTCTATAGAGGGTTCAGTCTTATTCTTATCCGCAATGGTCTTGGTAATTCTTTATACTTTTTGTTAAAGGATCCACTAAAAGATATACTAAGCTCTAAAGGGATTCCGCAATGGGCTCCTTCTTTGGGATCTGGTGCTCTAAATGGAGCCCTCATCTCATTGGTGCTCTATCCACTCAGTGTGCTAGTGTCCAACATGCAGGCAACAGTGGGGAAAGGGCTGCCAAATTTAAGAGAGGTAGCACATGCTGTATTTGCACAACGCAGGAGTAGAATCACACTGCTTTACCGTGGAGCTTCCCTCATTGTTGTGCGCTCTTGTATCACCTGGGGTGTGACAACTGCGATTCACGATGCTCTTAGCAAATGA